The Ziziphus jujuba cultivar Dongzao chromosome 7, ASM3175591v1 genome includes a region encoding these proteins:
- the LOC107425045 gene encoding uncharacterized protein LOC107425045 isoform X2: METQSRKELTEQNEMLPPQPGTFQDREDLIKYVRDFGANQGYVVTIKKSRKDRRVILGCDRGGVYRNRRKIDESKRKRKASSRLINCPFEAIGKKEDDMWVLTIKNGDHNHEALRDMSEHPYSRRFTEEEVRQIKLMTEAGVKPRQVLKALKQSNPELQSTPRHLYNLKAKIRQGNLSEKSFKSWRPNRSVPVNTSTAPSGGTLKQNNQPLKVPNFIGGKFVDSQGCSIIDVINPATQEVVSQVPISTYEEFKAAVSSAKQAFPSWKNTPITIRQRIMFKLQELIRRDIDKLAMSITIEQGKTLKGAQGDVLRGLEVVEHACGMATLQMGEFVPNASNGIDTYCIREPLGVCAGICPFNFPAMIPLWMFPIAVTCGNTFVLKPCEKNPGASMILAALAMEAGLPDGVLNIVHGAHDIVNYICDDDDVKAISFVGSNAAGMHIYARAASRGKRVQSSIGGKNHAIVMPDASMDATLNALVAAGFGAAGQHCMALSTAIFVGASMPWEVELAERTKALKVNVGTDPDADLGPVITKEAMDRICRLIQNSVESGARLLLDGRKVVVQGYENGNFIGPTILCDVTINMDCYKEEIFGPVLLCMQADSLDEAIMIVNRNRYGNGASIFTTSGVAARKFQNEVEAGLVGINVPVPVPLPFSSFNGSKASFAGDLNFCGKAGVQFYTQIKTVAQQWKDLPSLLVPLSMPPSSNKDVTGRGMSSALPSTSERDSPSQRVSQAMHSSSESDSPASDSDVPNPGLSSMSPTTDRDLPSHGMPLVIPGTSDRDLSNGDMSLAMPPSTERDLPGHRVSITSPQMSERLYMPQTSRWNETPQPTSQRTETITSSSERIHVPTTSQRNGNAAGLASQRTDSAMSLSSERIYMPTSHDNMGPISHRNDNMAATSHHMETTVHPSSERVYILTSHLNDSMNQPFQRSDNMFTASERLYMPQTSQRATDIGLHSTSERMYMSAAAAASQRNENLAGAASASQQADPMSASSERMYMSPIVQRNANAAAMGSNSERLYIPAGTAQRMYSQNPLISMDEFPNQEASLSLPTSQRI; encoded by the exons ATGGAAACGCAAAGTCGAAAAGAGCTTACAGAGCAGAACGAGATGCTTCCTCCACAACCTGGTACATTTCAAGATCGTGAAGATCTCATCAAATATGTTCGTGACTTTGGTGCAAATCAAGGGTATGTGGTTACCATTAAGAAGTCAAGAAAGGACAGGAGAGTTATTCTTGGTTGTGATAGAGGAGGTGTTTATCGTAATAGGCGTAAAATTGATGAAAGTAAACGCAAAAGGAAAGCGAGTTCACGCCTTATAAATTGTCCTTTTGAAGCCATTGGTAAAAAGGAAGATGATATGTGGGTACTTACCATAAAGAATGGGGATCACAACCATGAAGCCTTAAGGGACATGTCAGAGCATCCTTATAGTCGCCGTTTTACTGAGGAAGAGGTTAGACAAATTAAATTGATGACCGAAGCTGGTGTAAAACCTCGTCAAGTACTTAAGGCTCTAAAGCAAAGTAACCCAGAATTGCAGTCAACACCAAGGCATTTATACAACCTTAAAGCTAAGATCCGTCAAGGAAATCTATCAG AAAAAAGTTTCAAGTCATGGAGGCCTAATAGGTCTGTTCCGGTGAACACAAGTACTGCTCCCAGTGGGGGTACATTGAAGCAAAACAACCAGCCG CTGAAGGTTCCTAATTTTATTGGAGGGAAATTTGTTGATTCACAAGGGTGTTCAATCATTGATGTTATAAATCCT GCAACACAAGAGGTTGTTTCGCAAGTTCCTATAAGTACCTATGAAGAGTTCAAAGCTGCTGTTAGTTCCGCCAAGCAAGCTTTTCCTTCATGGAAAAACACGCCCATCACCATTCGTCAACGTATTATGTTCAAGCTCCAGGAGCTCATCCGTAGAGATATT GATAAGCTTGCTATGAGTATCACAATAGAACAGGGTAAGACATTGAAGGGGGCACAAGGTGATGTGCTCCGGGGTTTAG AGGTGGTTGAACATGCTTGTGGGATGGCGACTTTACAAATGGGGGAATTTGTTCCTAATGCGTCTAATGGAATAGACACATATTGCATTAGAGAACCACTTGGTGTATGTGCTGGGATATGCCCCTTCAACTTTCCAGCAATGATTCCCTTGTGG ATGTTCCCAATTGCAGTTACTTGTGGGAATACATTTGTTCTTAAACCTTGTGAAAAGAATCCTG GGGCTTCCATGATACTTGCAGCACTAGCAATGGAGGCTGGTTTGCCTGATGGTGTCTTAAATATTGTTCATGGTGCCCAT GacattgttaattatatatgcgatgatgatgatgtcaaAGCCATATCATTTGTCGGCTCAAATGCA GCTGGAATGCACATATATGCTAGGGCAGCTTCTAGAGGAAAACGTGTCCAG TCCAGTATAGGAGGGAAAAATCATGCAATCGTCATGCCTGATGCTAGCATGGATGCTACTTTGAATGCTCTAGTTGCTGCTGGTTTTGGTGCCGCAGGACAGCATTGCATGGCTCTTAGCACAGCTATTTTTGTTGGGGCTTCAATGCCATG GGAAGTTGAACTTGCAGAGCGTACCAAAGCCCTTAAAGTCAATGTGGGAACAGATCCTGATGCTGACCTTGGTCCAGTTATTACTAAAGAG GCAATGGATCGAATATGCAGATTAATTCAGAACAGTGTTGAGAGTGGTGCTAGACTTCTGCTTGATGGGAGAAAAGTTGTG GTTCAAGGGTATGAGAATGGAAATTTCATTGGTCCTACGATCCTATGTGATGTTACAATCAACATGGATTGCTATAAG GAAGAAATTTTTGGACCAGTTCTTCTTTGCATGCAG GCTGACAGCCTAGATGAGGCCATAATGATTGTTAATAGAAACAG GTATGGGAATGGAGCATCGATATTCACAACATCTGGTGTTGCTGCAAGGAAGTTCCAAAATGAAGTTGAGGCTGGGCTG GTTGGGATCAATGTCCCAGTTCCAGTTCCATTGCCATTTTCATCATTTAACGGATCGAAGGCATCTTTTGCTGGTGATCTCAATTTCTGTG GTAAGGCAGGTGTACAATTTTACACCCAGATCAAAACAGTTGCCCAACAGTGGAAGGATTTACCTAGCCTATTAGTTCCACTATCTATGCCTCCATCATCCAACAAGGATGTGACAGGCAGGGGAATGTCTTCAGCATTGCCTTCTACATCCGAGAGAGATTCACCAAGTCAAAGGGTGTCACAAGCCATGCATTCCTCATCTGAGAGTGATTCACCAGCATCCGACTCCGATGTACCAAACCCAGGACTGTCATCTATGTCTCCAACAACTGATAGGGATTTGCCAAGCCATGGTATGCCCCTTGTCATTCCAGGAACATCAGATAGGGATTTATCCAATGGGGATATGTCGCTAGCTATGCCTCCATCAACAGAGAGAGATCTACCAGGCCACAGAGTGTCGATAACATCACCTCAGATGTCTGAAAGGCTGTATATGCCCCAAACATCTCGTTGGAATGAAACTCCACAACCAACATCTCAGAGGACTGAAACCATCACATCATCGTCTGAGAGAATTCATGTCCCTACAACATCTCAGAGGAATGGCAATGCGGCGGGACTGGCATCTCAAAGGACTGACTCTGCCATGTCCTTATCTTCTGAGAGGATATATATGCCTACCTCACATGACAATATGGGTCCAATATCACACAGGAATGACAATATGGCAGCAACATCTCATCATATGGAGACTACAGTTCATCCGAGTTCAGAGAGagtttatattttaacatcccattTGAATGACAGTATGAATCAACCGTTTCAAAGAAGCGATAACATGTTCACAGCATCTGAGAGGCTATATATGCCTCAAACATCCCAGAGAGCAACAGATATTGGGCTTCACTCAACCTCAGAGAGAATGTACATGTCTGCTGCAGCAGCAGCATCTCAGAGGAATGAAAACTTGGCTGGTGCTGCTTCTGCTTCTCAACAGGCAGATCCCATGTCTGCAAGTTCTGAGAGAATGTATATGTCTCCGATAGTCCAGAGAAATGCTAATGCTGCTGCTATGGGATCGAATTCGGAGAGATTATACATTCCTGCTGGCACTGCTCAAAGGATGTACTCTCAGAACCCATTAATATCAATGGATGAATTTCCAAACCAAGAAGCCTCACTGTCTTTGCCCACTTCCCAGAGAATATAG
- the LOC107425048 gene encoding uncharacterized protein LOC107425048 isoform X1: protein MQCAFTSLFPLPHPPKLGIRNSQLPIGAQRQTHLQSNFENFNGELSVGVNIPLPSHVKSITSTSNPFVKHCLKLRNSSSYRHSHGAVLVVGSTPIREIYRFQETLQEKTVRLICLLVLDKAEILEEIDARSVRIVRVSPMVMKKLSGVQSTESIEAIALMRIPTSYLHLNGDKEEAHSEGWFPSPHRILVLDGIQDPGNLGTILRSAMAFRWGGVFLLPGCCDPFNEKALRASRGACFQFPIVCGCWIHLEALKSKFQMKMLAGHPESNAELKSVFQLTHEFADSLVHVPLCLILGSEGSGLSEKSHQECELVSIPMAGESDSLNVSVAGGIFLYMLQPRI, encoded by the exons ATGCAATGCGCGTTTACATCCTTATTTCCTCTTCCTCATCCTCCAAAGCTCGGAATTAGAAATTCACAGTTACCAATTGGCGCTCAAAGACAAACCCATCTTCAGAGCAACTTTGAAAACTTCAATGGTGAATTGTCAGTGGGTGTGAATATACCTCTGCCTTCCCATGTGAAATCCATTACAAGCACTTCAAACCCATTTGTGAAACACTGTCTCAAGCTTCGCAACAGCTCTTCTTATCGCCATTCGCATGGTGCAGTTCTTGTTGTGGGTTCTACCCCTATCAG GGAGATATACAGATTTCAGGAGACATTACAAGAGAAAACTGTCAGATTGATTTGTTTACTTGTACTTGATAAAGCTGAAATACTTGAAGAGATAGATGCTCGTTCTGTTCGCATTGTTCGTGTGAGCCCTATGGTAATGAAAAAACTTTCTGGGGTGCAATCAACTGAATCAATTGAAGCAATTGCCCTAATGAGAATCCCAACCAGTTATCTCCATTTAAATGGTGACAAAGAAGAAGCACATTCTGAGGGATGGTTCCCATCTCCTCATCGAATTCTAGTCCTTGATGGAATCCAG GACCCAGGCAACCTTGGTACTATACTCAGATCAGCCATGGCCTTTAGATGG GGTGGTGTTTTTCTGCTTCCTGGCTGTTGTGATCCATTCAATGAGAAAGCACTACGAGCGAGCCGAGGTGCCTGTTTTCAGTTCCCAATAGTTTGTGGCTGTTGGATTCATCTTGAAGCCCTTAAAAgcaaatttcaaatgaaaatgCTAGCTGGTCATCCAGAGAGTAATGCAGAACTGAAGTCAGTGTTTCAACTAACTCATGAATTTGCAGATTCTTTAGTACATGTTCCATTGTGCCTGATTTTGGGCAGTGAAGGGAGTGGCCTGTCAGAGAAATCTCATCAGGAATGTGAGCTGGTGAGCATTCCAATGGCAGGAGAGTCTGACTCTCTCAATGTTTCAGTTGCAGGTGGGATTTTCTTGTATATGCTACAGCCTAGAATATAG
- the LOC107425048 gene encoding uncharacterized protein LOC107425048 isoform X3, giving the protein MQCAFTSLFPLPHPPKLGIRNSQLPIGAQRQTHLQSNFENFNGELSVGVNIPLPSHVKSITSTSNPFVKHCLKLRNSSSYRHSHGAVLVVGSTPIREIYRFQETLQEKTVRLICLLVLDKAEILEEIDARSVRIVRVSPMVMKKLSGVQSTESIEAIALMRIPTSYLHLNGDKEEAHSEGWFPSPHRILVLDGIQDPGNLGTILRSAMAFRWGGVFLLPGCCDPFNEKALRASRGACFQFPIVCGCWIHLEALKSKFQMKMLAGHPESNAELKSVFQLTHEFADSLVHVPLCLILGSEGSGLSEKSHQECELVSIPMAGESDSLNVSVAGFASSMVR; this is encoded by the exons ATGCAATGCGCGTTTACATCCTTATTTCCTCTTCCTCATCCTCCAAAGCTCGGAATTAGAAATTCACAGTTACCAATTGGCGCTCAAAGACAAACCCATCTTCAGAGCAACTTTGAAAACTTCAATGGTGAATTGTCAGTGGGTGTGAATATACCTCTGCCTTCCCATGTGAAATCCATTACAAGCACTTCAAACCCATTTGTGAAACACTGTCTCAAGCTTCGCAACAGCTCTTCTTATCGCCATTCGCATGGTGCAGTTCTTGTTGTGGGTTCTACCCCTATCAG GGAGATATACAGATTTCAGGAGACATTACAAGAGAAAACTGTCAGATTGATTTGTTTACTTGTACTTGATAAAGCTGAAATACTTGAAGAGATAGATGCTCGTTCTGTTCGCATTGTTCGTGTGAGCCCTATGGTAATGAAAAAACTTTCTGGGGTGCAATCAACTGAATCAATTGAAGCAATTGCCCTAATGAGAATCCCAACCAGTTATCTCCATTTAAATGGTGACAAAGAAGAAGCACATTCTGAGGGATGGTTCCCATCTCCTCATCGAATTCTAGTCCTTGATGGAATCCAG GACCCAGGCAACCTTGGTACTATACTCAGATCAGCCATGGCCTTTAGATGG GGTGGTGTTTTTCTGCTTCCTGGCTGTTGTGATCCATTCAATGAGAAAGCACTACGAGCGAGCCGAGGTGCCTGTTTTCAGTTCCCAATAGTTTGTGGCTGTTGGATTCATCTTGAAGCCCTTAAAAgcaaatttcaaatgaaaatgCTAGCTGGTCATCCAGAGAGTAATGCAGAACTGAAGTCAGTGTTTCAACTAACTCATGAATTTGCAGATTCTTTAGTACATGTTCCATTGTGCCTGATTTTGGGCAGTGAAGGGAGTGGCCTGTCAGAGAAATCTCATCAGGAATGTGAGCTGGTGAGCATTCCAATGGCAGGAGAGTCTGACTCTCTCAATGTTTCAGTTGCAG GTTTTGCATCTTCAATGGTAAGATAA
- the LOC107425048 gene encoding uncharacterized protein LOC107425048 isoform X2, translated as MQCAFTSLFPLPHPPKLGIRNSQLPIGAQRQTHLQSNFENFNGELSVGVNIPLPSHVKSITSTSNPFVKHCLKLRNSSSYRHSHGAVLVVGSTPIREIYRFQETLQEKTVRLICLLVLDKAEILEEIDARSVRIVRVSPMVMKKLSGVQSTESIEAIALMRIPTSYLHLNGDKEEAHSEGWFPSPHRILVLDGIQDPGNLGTILRSAMAFRWGGVFLLPGCCDPFNEKALRASRGACFQFPIVCGCWIHLEALKSKFQMKMLAGHPESNAELKSVFQLTHEFADSLVHVPLCLILGSEGSGLSEKSHQECELVSIPMAGESDSLNVSVAEGFASSMVR; from the exons ATGCAATGCGCGTTTACATCCTTATTTCCTCTTCCTCATCCTCCAAAGCTCGGAATTAGAAATTCACAGTTACCAATTGGCGCTCAAAGACAAACCCATCTTCAGAGCAACTTTGAAAACTTCAATGGTGAATTGTCAGTGGGTGTGAATATACCTCTGCCTTCCCATGTGAAATCCATTACAAGCACTTCAAACCCATTTGTGAAACACTGTCTCAAGCTTCGCAACAGCTCTTCTTATCGCCATTCGCATGGTGCAGTTCTTGTTGTGGGTTCTACCCCTATCAG GGAGATATACAGATTTCAGGAGACATTACAAGAGAAAACTGTCAGATTGATTTGTTTACTTGTACTTGATAAAGCTGAAATACTTGAAGAGATAGATGCTCGTTCTGTTCGCATTGTTCGTGTGAGCCCTATGGTAATGAAAAAACTTTCTGGGGTGCAATCAACTGAATCAATTGAAGCAATTGCCCTAATGAGAATCCCAACCAGTTATCTCCATTTAAATGGTGACAAAGAAGAAGCACATTCTGAGGGATGGTTCCCATCTCCTCATCGAATTCTAGTCCTTGATGGAATCCAG GACCCAGGCAACCTTGGTACTATACTCAGATCAGCCATGGCCTTTAGATGG GGTGGTGTTTTTCTGCTTCCTGGCTGTTGTGATCCATTCAATGAGAAAGCACTACGAGCGAGCCGAGGTGCCTGTTTTCAGTTCCCAATAGTTTGTGGCTGTTGGATTCATCTTGAAGCCCTTAAAAgcaaatttcaaatgaaaatgCTAGCTGGTCATCCAGAGAGTAATGCAGAACTGAAGTCAGTGTTTCAACTAACTCATGAATTTGCAGATTCTTTAGTACATGTTCCATTGTGCCTGATTTTGGGCAGTGAAGGGAGTGGCCTGTCAGAGAAATCTCATCAGGAATGTGAGCTGGTGAGCATTCCAATGGCAGGAGAGTCTGACTCTCTCAATGTTTCAGTTGCAG AAGGTTTTGCATCTTCAATGGTAAGATAA
- the LOC107425045 gene encoding uncharacterized protein LOC107425045 isoform X1, with product MYVYLKCYIFDWIVEWVFWILVFNQSVSGFSYFFLYGFLPSVMETQSRKELTEQNEMLPPQPGTFQDREDLIKYVRDFGANQGYVVTIKKSRKDRRVILGCDRGGVYRNRRKIDESKRKRKASSRLINCPFEAIGKKEDDMWVLTIKNGDHNHEALRDMSEHPYSRRFTEEEVRQIKLMTEAGVKPRQVLKALKQSNPELQSTPRHLYNLKAKIRQGNLSEKSFKSWRPNRSVPVNTSTAPSGGTLKQNNQPLKVPNFIGGKFVDSQGCSIIDVINPATQEVVSQVPISTYEEFKAAVSSAKQAFPSWKNTPITIRQRIMFKLQELIRRDIDKLAMSITIEQGKTLKGAQGDVLRGLEVVEHACGMATLQMGEFVPNASNGIDTYCIREPLGVCAGICPFNFPAMIPLWMFPIAVTCGNTFVLKPCEKNPGASMILAALAMEAGLPDGVLNIVHGAHDIVNYICDDDDVKAISFVGSNAAGMHIYARAASRGKRVQSSIGGKNHAIVMPDASMDATLNALVAAGFGAAGQHCMALSTAIFVGASMPWEVELAERTKALKVNVGTDPDADLGPVITKEAMDRICRLIQNSVESGARLLLDGRKVVVQGYENGNFIGPTILCDVTINMDCYKEEIFGPVLLCMQADSLDEAIMIVNRNRYGNGASIFTTSGVAARKFQNEVEAGLVGINVPVPVPLPFSSFNGSKASFAGDLNFCGKAGVQFYTQIKTVAQQWKDLPSLLVPLSMPPSSNKDVTGRGMSSALPSTSERDSPSQRVSQAMHSSSESDSPASDSDVPNPGLSSMSPTTDRDLPSHGMPLVIPGTSDRDLSNGDMSLAMPPSTERDLPGHRVSITSPQMSERLYMPQTSRWNETPQPTSQRTETITSSSERIHVPTTSQRNGNAAGLASQRTDSAMSLSSERIYMPTSHDNMGPISHRNDNMAATSHHMETTVHPSSERVYILTSHLNDSMNQPFQRSDNMFTASERLYMPQTSQRATDIGLHSTSERMYMSAAAAASQRNENLAGAASASQQADPMSASSERMYMSPIVQRNANAAAMGSNSERLYIPAGTAQRMYSQNPLISMDEFPNQEASLSLPTSQRI from the exons atgtatgtatatctcAAGTGTTATATATTTGATTGGATTGTCGAGTGGGTATTTTGGATTCTTGTGTTTAATCAGAGTGTTTCTG GTTTTtcgtatttttttctttatggctTTCTTCCATCAGTAATGGAAACGCAAAGTCGAAAAGAGCTTACAGAGCAGAACGAGATGCTTCCTCCACAACCTGGTACATTTCAAGATCGTGAAGATCTCATCAAATATGTTCGTGACTTTGGTGCAAATCAAGGGTATGTGGTTACCATTAAGAAGTCAAGAAAGGACAGGAGAGTTATTCTTGGTTGTGATAGAGGAGGTGTTTATCGTAATAGGCGTAAAATTGATGAAAGTAAACGCAAAAGGAAAGCGAGTTCACGCCTTATAAATTGTCCTTTTGAAGCCATTGGTAAAAAGGAAGATGATATGTGGGTACTTACCATAAAGAATGGGGATCACAACCATGAAGCCTTAAGGGACATGTCAGAGCATCCTTATAGTCGCCGTTTTACTGAGGAAGAGGTTAGACAAATTAAATTGATGACCGAAGCTGGTGTAAAACCTCGTCAAGTACTTAAGGCTCTAAAGCAAAGTAACCCAGAATTGCAGTCAACACCAAGGCATTTATACAACCTTAAAGCTAAGATCCGTCAAGGAAATCTATCAG AAAAAAGTTTCAAGTCATGGAGGCCTAATAGGTCTGTTCCGGTGAACACAAGTACTGCTCCCAGTGGGGGTACATTGAAGCAAAACAACCAGCCG CTGAAGGTTCCTAATTTTATTGGAGGGAAATTTGTTGATTCACAAGGGTGTTCAATCATTGATGTTATAAATCCT GCAACACAAGAGGTTGTTTCGCAAGTTCCTATAAGTACCTATGAAGAGTTCAAAGCTGCTGTTAGTTCCGCCAAGCAAGCTTTTCCTTCATGGAAAAACACGCCCATCACCATTCGTCAACGTATTATGTTCAAGCTCCAGGAGCTCATCCGTAGAGATATT GATAAGCTTGCTATGAGTATCACAATAGAACAGGGTAAGACATTGAAGGGGGCACAAGGTGATGTGCTCCGGGGTTTAG AGGTGGTTGAACATGCTTGTGGGATGGCGACTTTACAAATGGGGGAATTTGTTCCTAATGCGTCTAATGGAATAGACACATATTGCATTAGAGAACCACTTGGTGTATGTGCTGGGATATGCCCCTTCAACTTTCCAGCAATGATTCCCTTGTGG ATGTTCCCAATTGCAGTTACTTGTGGGAATACATTTGTTCTTAAACCTTGTGAAAAGAATCCTG GGGCTTCCATGATACTTGCAGCACTAGCAATGGAGGCTGGTTTGCCTGATGGTGTCTTAAATATTGTTCATGGTGCCCAT GacattgttaattatatatgcgatgatgatgatgtcaaAGCCATATCATTTGTCGGCTCAAATGCA GCTGGAATGCACATATATGCTAGGGCAGCTTCTAGAGGAAAACGTGTCCAG TCCAGTATAGGAGGGAAAAATCATGCAATCGTCATGCCTGATGCTAGCATGGATGCTACTTTGAATGCTCTAGTTGCTGCTGGTTTTGGTGCCGCAGGACAGCATTGCATGGCTCTTAGCACAGCTATTTTTGTTGGGGCTTCAATGCCATG GGAAGTTGAACTTGCAGAGCGTACCAAAGCCCTTAAAGTCAATGTGGGAACAGATCCTGATGCTGACCTTGGTCCAGTTATTACTAAAGAG GCAATGGATCGAATATGCAGATTAATTCAGAACAGTGTTGAGAGTGGTGCTAGACTTCTGCTTGATGGGAGAAAAGTTGTG GTTCAAGGGTATGAGAATGGAAATTTCATTGGTCCTACGATCCTATGTGATGTTACAATCAACATGGATTGCTATAAG GAAGAAATTTTTGGACCAGTTCTTCTTTGCATGCAG GCTGACAGCCTAGATGAGGCCATAATGATTGTTAATAGAAACAG GTATGGGAATGGAGCATCGATATTCACAACATCTGGTGTTGCTGCAAGGAAGTTCCAAAATGAAGTTGAGGCTGGGCTG GTTGGGATCAATGTCCCAGTTCCAGTTCCATTGCCATTTTCATCATTTAACGGATCGAAGGCATCTTTTGCTGGTGATCTCAATTTCTGTG GTAAGGCAGGTGTACAATTTTACACCCAGATCAAAACAGTTGCCCAACAGTGGAAGGATTTACCTAGCCTATTAGTTCCACTATCTATGCCTCCATCATCCAACAAGGATGTGACAGGCAGGGGAATGTCTTCAGCATTGCCTTCTACATCCGAGAGAGATTCACCAAGTCAAAGGGTGTCACAAGCCATGCATTCCTCATCTGAGAGTGATTCACCAGCATCCGACTCCGATGTACCAAACCCAGGACTGTCATCTATGTCTCCAACAACTGATAGGGATTTGCCAAGCCATGGTATGCCCCTTGTCATTCCAGGAACATCAGATAGGGATTTATCCAATGGGGATATGTCGCTAGCTATGCCTCCATCAACAGAGAGAGATCTACCAGGCCACAGAGTGTCGATAACATCACCTCAGATGTCTGAAAGGCTGTATATGCCCCAAACATCTCGTTGGAATGAAACTCCACAACCAACATCTCAGAGGACTGAAACCATCACATCATCGTCTGAGAGAATTCATGTCCCTACAACATCTCAGAGGAATGGCAATGCGGCGGGACTGGCATCTCAAAGGACTGACTCTGCCATGTCCTTATCTTCTGAGAGGATATATATGCCTACCTCACATGACAATATGGGTCCAATATCACACAGGAATGACAATATGGCAGCAACATCTCATCATATGGAGACTACAGTTCATCCGAGTTCAGAGAGagtttatattttaacatcccattTGAATGACAGTATGAATCAACCGTTTCAAAGAAGCGATAACATGTTCACAGCATCTGAGAGGCTATATATGCCTCAAACATCCCAGAGAGCAACAGATATTGGGCTTCACTCAACCTCAGAGAGAATGTACATGTCTGCTGCAGCAGCAGCATCTCAGAGGAATGAAAACTTGGCTGGTGCTGCTTCTGCTTCTCAACAGGCAGATCCCATGTCTGCAAGTTCTGAGAGAATGTATATGTCTCCGATAGTCCAGAGAAATGCTAATGCTGCTGCTATGGGATCGAATTCGGAGAGATTATACATTCCTGCTGGCACTGCTCAAAGGATGTACTCTCAGAACCCATTAATATCAATGGATGAATTTCCAAACCAAGAAGCCTCACTGTCTTTGCCCACTTCCCAGAGAATATAG